TCAGTTGTCTGCAATAAACATTTGTAACTATGtcatgaatttcattttctaaattcACAATTCCTTCATTTAAGATTAAGTTTTTATACTTTTGGCGAACATACTCTGAATCTGGAAAAAGGAGCGACGGCACCCACTAAATCATCATACCTTAGAGAATATGTTGTTTCAAACAAGTATTTAAATTGTCTAAATGCAGGTTCATCGATTCATCGAACCAATTATGTTCACCACAGATCTAATAGTCGTCATTGGCTCAAACAAACAAATGAGGTTTAGGTTTGATcgctataaattttttttttatgacaataGTGGTCGTGTAACCCAACATTTTTAGGGCAATAGTGGTTATTTTATCCACAGTGAGAGGAATGCCTTAGAGTTGGTTGAATTCAACCTAATTTGTCATATCTGATGATGCCAATCTGTGGTTACATCCATCATCAGATGAAATGCATGgataaagaaatttgaaatctataaaatttattattaacagGTCGGACGAAATTGGTTACATGTAAGAAATTCATGGATAAAGACAAATTACATGTGAAAACTATCTTAAAGAAACAAATATAATGAAAAGACCACTGCCTCAGCAGCTATAGTAGTACCCTGGAATTTGCTATGCCAGAAGAGAATTCCATGAATTTAGGTTCTAAAAAGTATCGTACACGCTCATCAGCGtacatataatcaaatataaGACCACATTCTTGAGGAActaaaaagattattttgtctgaaCAAGAATTAACCTAGACTTCTGTGCTGTTATTAGATTGTCTAAAGCCGATCAATTGACAATTTCTATCCCCGTTAAAGATGTTCCTGCATGGAGTTGAAGGGCCACATCTCCAACGACCTGCATGATTCAACCACAATGAATTACGAAATCACATGTGTCAGAGTTTGAAAACTAATACGGTGATAAAATAGGAAACATCATAAATTCTAAAGTACCTTCGCCATGGATCTATAGGAATATTCAGTAACTCCAGCAACGTGAGGTGTTATAACAACATTCGGAAACCTCAAAATGGCATCATCAGGATCAAATGGCTCGGTCCATGCAACATCTATCCCTAAGCCTCCTAAATGACCGGTTTTGAGATGATAAAGTACAGCATCGTAGTCCAAGAGGCGACCTCGTGCTATGTTTATGAGGAGAGCACCCTGAAACAGAAACGGATCATCTCCTGTTGACTTGTAATTCCGATACAATTTGCGAAGACTTTGCAAAAACCAGCATCCATAAAGTAGTAGTCGGATCAAACCTTTTTCATGGAAGATATGAAAACTTTGTCCACAATGCCAACCTGAAAGAAGCACTTATAAACAAACTGTTCGCCCCAAAcaacacataattaattaaatgaggaaAATAGTGAGTAAAGCATATGGGAATTCCTTGCCGTTTCGCTGTTCAATGATAAGCAACAGACTACTATGTCCGCCTGGCTTGCAAATTTCAGAATATCCCCATGGCCACCCTTCTCGTCTACTAGGTCATCATCGGTACCATATCCATTGAATGATGCTGGATACATATAGTTAATTAACTATATGctaaatgctaaatttattctACAATCAGCAAGTTATATGGTTAACATAGTAAAGTTTTATGCCAACAGATTCACCTGAGTTCCACGAAGGTGAAGGCCAAGTCCTTTTGGTAGCAAGTATTTTAACACCAAAGGGCCTTAAACGCTTGGCTAAGTGGATGCCTATATTTCCAAATCCCATGAGAAATACCTACATGAATAAGGAGCAAAGATGATGCACGGAATGAATTAATCTGATTTGCATTGATTCAAACCAAGTAACAAATGAAAATTACATTCCCGCGTCACTTTTCATCACCATTAAATATCTTCCAAATAAGTTACCAATGGACAGGTAATTCAAATCTGTATCAATCCCTTCACGCTATAAAACTACATATACCTTGCTGTCAagttaaagatttaaatttagcTACACATGCTGACAGCAAATAATCAGGCATTTAAAAGTAACTTTACAGAGAAATACTATTTGATAGAGTTTTAACAAACATTATTTCTAGTGATCCCAGAGGTTTCTCATTTGGATTCAAATAGAACAGCAGAAACCAAATGCACAAACAAATTAAGAATATGGCTCCATCATTAATTGATAGACGATGAAAGACTAAACTTTGAGGTTGAAAAATAACCGCTGACCGGATGCATGAGAGCTTTGTATTATATCAAATAACACATTTATTGTAAGAAGTGTCGAAGGAAACTGTGAAAGAGGAAATTCACCGTTTTCCCAATCAATGTGTCACCAATTGGATTTCCAAGTTGTTTCTGCCTCACAGCTATGCGCATGTCGTACTATATCAATGGAAACAAAAATGCAAAATTAACTCAGTTAATAAATAGAGAAAAACGTAAATAAATTTCTAGATAATTCATATGGAAATTGATGTATTTCTTCTGGCGAAGTCTATTATTGAGAACAGACAGAAAATTATAAGTAAACAAATTGAAAGTATATGgggaaaaaaaaaccaaaatagtAGGTCAAGGCTAACATGGTCCATGAGAACCAAAACGATACCAATTACAATTcacccaaaaaatatttttgttttgtaaCATTTGTTTAGTACACTTTCTCTAGCCTGTTATCTATCACACATATAACATAAGCTGGCCAATGAAATAAAAACAGGCCATGCAATCTTTCACCGCTCATGCTTCACGATACATTTCACAGACATACCAATGGCAAAAGATATAGAAGCTAAAACTGCATGTTGAGATTGAAAAAGACCAACTTGCTTACGTAGGAGGCCCAACATCAGATATATCGCCATTTCAGCACATGAAGTTGCATTTCCAGTAGCATCGCTTGGAATCCTAGCAACTTTTATTCCACAGTTTGTAGCAGCCTTTATGTCAACCCCTTCACAGAAAAGTATCAAGATACGTGTTGAGGTATAAGGATAGCTGCAAATATCTTTTGATATGCAGGACAGAATTCTAATAAAGAATGACTCACCTTCAAGGCCAACTCCAAATTGCATGATAAGCTTCATTTGGTTTGCCCGGGATATGATATCTGAAGTTAGACGTAAATCTTTGACAACACACATATCATAGTTTCCAATAACATCTGGGACATCTTCAAAGGGGACTACGTCAACCTAGTGCAAAGCATATAGTAACATCTAATGAATGCACAAAGTACAATACCAACACAAATTTAATATACATCTAAAGAATGTACTAAGCTATGGTGAACCGACAATGCAAGAATATAGAGTAACATTAAGCACCTGTATGAATGAATGGGCTTGCAGATAATCCTTTGTATAATTATGAGAAGCAGGAAAATTTGGCCCACAGAATAAAACACGAGTGATGGGCTTGACACTGTCACCCATCTGTTCTTTGACCTCCATTGTACCTGATGCAAAGCATCTATTAACTTATAGAGAACACAACTGTGCGGTAATGAGCTTTATCTCTAGAGTCCAGAAAGGCTATCCAGTGTCCAGCCAAATAAGAAGGAAAGCACTTTGTAAATAGTTTCATTTAGAACATCTAGTGGTCAGAACCTACAAAAAGTCTGTAGTTTTCAAGAAAGCATAAAGTCCTACGACGTGTAGTAGAAAACACCTGCAGCGAACCATATTAATAGTTTCATTAGAATTTTGAGTTTCTAGATAAAGGGGACCACTACCATACATTTGCCAGAGACTAACAGCAGAATACACATTTAACCACGATGAAGTCCACTTTCTCATATAcccaacaacatcgacgatatgcatcaaaataaacTAGAGGATGATGATTTTGCAAGGagcaaacaaaaatataaagtcCCATAAACATAGCTAACTTGGTGTGATGCAATTCAAAGAGATGCGGTAGAATGTCAAAAAGCTCAACAATCAATAATAAGAAATTCTATATGATTGAATTAACGCTCTTCCATGGTTGATTGTTTGAAAACTACAAGTTACTAGCCTGATTTATGACGAGCGCAATAACCATAACAGTCTACAACTACAAATTACTAGCATAATAGAAGTTGGTTGATTCAACCATAATCATATTTGACAATCCTCTATTAATATGCCtcctaaaattaaattaaacgttggataaaaaaagaaataaaaataaattaacttgTCCAACTAGCTTTGGATAAAAGTTAACTAATACAAATCATGCATATGCTAGCAGTATTTCTATAATTCAGCCAAATGTAAATCATACTAAAGAACCAGGCCAGCTTAGATTTTTTATCCTTCTAATTGTTCTCGGTATCACAAGCTTCCTAGCAAAGTTAAGAGCTAAGAAAGATAGAAACTGCATTTTCCTTTACTATCAACACAAGGCAGGTCTATGAGACCCAGTACAACAAAATGAGGTACTTAGACGgaacattctttttttttttataagaaacgatattttattaaaattagtgtAGCAAATTACATCAGTGGACTAGTGATCCTTAGACGGAACATTCTATTTAAAGGCGATTACTTTTCATGAAACATGACTCCCAAACCACGACCCCAATTTCCACTATTTGATTTTCTTCCAATCCTCTCTAACAAGAGGCACGCAGAAAACAAACCCATTGGCATAGCGTGCTTTTGTTTTGCATCGATGATTTCTATTCCACGAAACAAAATCGAAGTAATCCATTATTTTCTTGCGCaaatacaactcaaagcaaA
This DNA window, taken from Primulina huaijiensis isolate GDHJ02 unplaced genomic scaffold, ASM1229523v2 scaffold5913, whole genome shotgun sequence, encodes the following:
- the LOC140970369 gene encoding uncharacterized protein; its protein translation is MRPPVSIQCSLSRCSRMYRNAASRIDSVLAKSLVGENRIIDHIRSVTSSYSNTTTGQPRLSSSSSGTMEVKEQMGDSVKPITRVLFCGPNFPASHNYTKDYLQAHSFIQVDVVPFEDVPDVIGNYDMCVVKDLRLTSDIISRANQMKLIMQFGVGLEGVDIKAATNCGIKVARIPSDATGNATSCAEMAIYLMLGLLRKQYDMRIAVRQKQLGNPIGDTLIGKTVFLMGFGNIGIHLAKRLRPFGVKILATKRTWPSPSWNSASFNGYGTDDDLVDEKGGHGDILKFASQADIVVCCLSLNSETVGIVDKVFISSMKKGALLINIARGRLLDYDAVLYHLKTGHLGGLGIDVAWTEPFDPDDAILRFPNVVITPHVAGVTEYSYRSMAKVVGDVALQLHAGTSLTGIEIVN